NNNNNNNNNNNNNNNNNNNNNNNNNNNNNNNNNNNNNNNNNNNNNNNNNNNNNNNNNNNNNNNNNNNNNNNNNNNNNNNNNNNNNNNNNNNNNNNNNNNNNNNNNNNNNNNNNNNNNNNNNNNNNNNNNNNNNNNNNNNNNNNNNNNNNNNNNNNNNNNNNNNNNNNNNNNNNNNNNNNNNNNNNNNNNNNNNNNNNNNNNNNNNNNNNNNNNNNNNNNNNNNNNNNNNNNNNNNNNNNNNNNNNNNNNNNNNNNNNNNNNNNNNNNNNNNNNNNNNNNNNNNNNNNNNNNNNNNNNNNNNNNNNNNNNNNNNNNNNNNNNNNNNNNNNNNNNNNNNNNNNNNNNNNNNNNNNNNNNNNNNNNNNNNNNNNNNNNNNNNNNNNNNNNNNNNNNNNNNNNNNNNNNNNNNNNNNNNNNNNNNNNNNNNNNNNNNNNNNNNNNNNNNNNNNNNNNNNNNNNNNNNNNNNNNNNNNNNNNNNNNNNNNNNNNNNNNNNNNNNNNNNNNNNNNNNNNNNNNNNNNNNNNNNNNNNNNNNNNNNNNNNNNNNNNNNNNNNNNNNNNNNNNNNNNNNNNNNNNNNNNNNNNNNNNNNNNNNNNNNNNNNNNNNNNNNNNNNNNNNNNNNNNNNNNNNNNNNNNNNNNNNNNNNNNNNNNNNNNNNNNNNNNNNNNNNNNNNNNNNNNNNNNNNNNNNNNNNNNNNNNNNNNNNNNNNNNNNNNNNNNNNNNNNNNNNNNNNNNNNNNNNNNNNNNNNNNNNNNNNNNNNNNNNNNNNNNNNNNNNNNNNNNNNNNNNNNNNNNNNNNNNNNNNNNNNNNNNNNNNNNNNNNNNNNNNNNNNNNNNNNNNNNNNNNNNNNNNNNNNNNNNNNNNNNNNNNNNNNNNNNNNNNNNNNNNNNNNNNNNNNNNNNNNNNNNNNNNNNNNNNNNNNNNNNNNNNNNNNNNNNNNNNNNNNNNNNNNNNNNNNNNNNNNNNNNNNNNNNNNNNNNNNNNNNNNNNNNNNNNNNNNNNNNNNNNNNNNNNNNNNNNNNNNNNNNNNNNNNNNNNNNNNNNNNNNNNNNNNNNNNNNNNNNNNNNNNNNNNNNNNNNNNNNNNNNNNNNNNNNNNNNNNNNNNNNNNNNNNNNNNNNNNNNNNNNNNNNNNNNNNNNNNNNNNNNNNNNNNNNNNNNNNNNNNNNNNNNNNNNNNNNNNNNNNNNNNNNNNNNNNNNNNNNNNNNNNNNNNNNNNNNNNNNNNNNNNNNNNNNNNNNNNNNNNNNNNNNNNNNNNNNNNNNNNNNNNNNNNNNNNNNNNNNNNNNNNNNNNNNNNNNNNNNNNNNNNNNNNNNNNNNNNNNNNNNNNNNNNNNNNNNNNNNNNNNNNNNNNNNNNNNNNNNNNNNNNNNNNNNNNNNNNNNNNNNNNNNNNNNNNNNNNNNNNNNNNNNNNNNNNNNNNNNNNNNNNNNNNNNNNNNNNNNNNNNNNNNNNNNNNNNNNNNNNNNNNNNNNNNNNNNNNNNNNNNNNNNNNNNNNNNNNNNNNNNNNNNNNNNNNNNNNNNNNNNNNNNNNNNNNNNNNNNNNNNNNNNNNNNNNNNNNNNNNNNNNNNNNNNNNNNNNNNNNNNNNNNNNNNNNNNNNNNNNNNNNNNNNNNNNNNNNNNNNNNNNNNNNNNNNNNNNNNNNNNNNNNNNNNNNNNNNNNNNNNNNNNNNNNNNNNNNNNNNNNNNNNNNNNNNNNNNNNNNNNNNNNNNNNNNNNNNNNNNNNNNNNNNNNNNNNNNNNNNNNNNNNNNNNNNNNNNNNNNNNNNNNNNNNNNNNNNNNNNNNNNNNNNNNNNNNNNNNNNNNNNNNNNNNNNNNNNNNNNNNNNNNNNNNNNNNNNNNNNNNNNNNNNNNNNNNNNNNNNNNNNNNNNNNNNNNNNNNNNNNNNNNNNNNNNNNNNNNNNNNNNNNNNNNNNNNNNNNNNNNNNNNNNNNNNNNNNNNNNNNNNNNNNNNNNNNNNNNNNNNNNNNNNNNNNNNNNNNNNNNNNNNNNNNNNNNNNNNNNNNNNNNNNNNNNNNNNNNNNNNNNNNNNNNNNNNNNNNNNNNNNNNNNNNNNNNNNNNNNNNNNNNNNNNNNNNNNNNNNNNNNNNNNNNNNNNNNNNNNNNNNNNNNNNNNNNNNNNNNNNNNNNNNNNNNNNNNNNNNNNNNNNNNNNNNNNNNNNNNNNNNNNNNNNNNNNNNNNNNNNNNNNNNNNNNNNNNNNNNNNNNNNNNNNNNNNNNNNNNNNNNNNNNNNNNNNNNNNNNNNNNNNNNNNNNNNNNNNNNNNNNNNNNNNNNNNNNNNNNNNNNNNNNNNNNNNNNNNNNNNNNNNNNNNNNNNNNNNNNNNNNNNNNNNNNNNNNNNNNNNNNNNNNNNNNNNNNNNNNNNNNNNNNNNNNNNNNNNNNNNNNNNNNNNNNNNNNNNNNNNNNNNNNNNNNNNNNNNNNNNNNNNNNNNNNNNNNNNNNNNNNNNNNNNNNNNNNNNNNNNNNNNNNNNNNNNNNNNNNNNNNNNNNNNNNNNNNNNNNNNNNNNNNNNNNNNNNNNNNNNNNNNNNNNNNNNNNNNNNNNNNNNNNNNNNNNNNNNNNNNNNNNNNNNNNNNNNNNNNNNNNNNNNNNNNNNNNNNNNNNNNNNNNNNNNNNNNNNNNNNNNNNNNNNNNNNNNNNNNNNNNNNNNNNNNNNNNNNNNNNNNNNNNNNNNNNNNNNNNNNNNNNNNNNNNNNNNNNNNNNNNNNNNNNNNNNNNNNNNNNNNNNNNNNNNNNNNNNNNNNNNNNNNNNNNNNNNNNNNNNNNNNNNNNNNNNNNNNNNNNNNNNNNNNNNNNNNNNNNNNNNNNNNNNNNNNNNNNNNNNNNNNNNNNNNNNNNNNNNNNNNNNNatcatgaaattcctaggcatatcatgaaacgccgccatatcggttctgccacttcgccggccgctgccgcggcacgctcgcttcgcttgctcaGCTCGtccgttgtggtcacaattcatactaacaactcctcgcttcgctcgccgTACAAAAAGGATgattccctctttttcctaaagataccatggtacaatttaaagttttggggggttttcaacaactctttattatatatttccaTCTAAACGCGttcgtactctattgcaccctTAGAACTACAGACaaaaacgtcacataagtagtgtctgacaacgctctacgaagccgaaattagccgagtctctttccaaagaccgatgtgcaatcttggTGGCCGGGTACTGTAGCATCGCATCTCACAAACTaatggactgatttcgatgcgTTTGTTTACGTGAAGTGAGTTTCCTTGTTGTGGTTATTAGCTACGTTTAATAAAAATCGGCTAAGTGGTTAACATAATATTAAGTTTCGAAATGACAAAATGAtaagtatttttcaattttaactcTTTTGACTAcctatgttggttaggttaagtcATCGAGTCTTAGTGATTATAATTAGACTAATAAGATTAGGTACTATTTCTAGTAAAAAGGTGATCTATGTATGTACTCATctacctatttaaaataaattaatttcttaTACTTTTTCCAATTCCACTTTCACCTCTGTTTCCACCTAAGCGAAGGTCTCCGTTACAATAGGGCATACGagtattaggcaaagctctgcgcagggggcgacactagcgcaaaccgccatgacaacgtcagttctctttatattttgtcgccatgacaaaTCATGACCAAAGAATATTAGTAACtatagcagggtttctcaaacttatggctccacgtacccctgttaaagtttctagacgacagcgaacccctacctcccccccaaagaaagtaataaaattgactgttggagaaactaagtttaaatataatgacccggataactcacgtcttaaatcgagtttagctcgacatgtttcgggctaatccgtagcccttcgtcttcggagcaacgcgactcagcggctgctgcaacactaCAACACACTACAACactagtgttgtgtgctaccctacatttgacagttgtaatgatgatgaaaacgcgggtagttgtgtgccggtgtcagtttcgtcgggtagtcgcgcgagcagagcggcggcgtgttgcagcagccgctgagtcgcgttgctccgaagacgaagggctacggattagcccgaaacatgtcgagctaaactcgatttaagacgtgagttatccgggtcattatatttaatatgagtgagtctcacggtagtttcatgttcaaagaaactaagtttatttttatttcaatcaccattataatataatgtatattatttatttcaatataaggtaacaaatataggttaGAATCgccttgccaacgaaaatacaaactgaaacaaacaacaacaaataaaattaaataacaaatttggagttgaaataaaaaatacaaaaagactccaaaaaccaatcttaatcatcttgccagtcttgcagccaccatcacgtaaaccttgtcgcgaaccccctaccgtcgaatagcgaacccctaggggtttgcgtaccccactttgagaaaccatGAACTATacaaatcatgatatatttattagtaactagcttttacccgcggcttcgcacgcgtaaactattcggtgaggtagctacaattgaaattttcgggattttacaaaattcccctggaaatttccaatatttatatcgtggtcttcattgaggttgtgttgtgaataactgtacaaaattcaagactctgaacccagtgctgaagtttcaaatttttttcctatccaaattcaaatgcaaaattcaaattcaaatcatttactcagtaaataggccgcaatgggcacttttacacgtcattttttatactaccagcactttcggaaagaccatcattgccaagaagaatgcgtcgcaagaaaattggcagaaagtcattttttcaaaataaaataattacaaataaaatacttaaatactacagtatacaattaaagaaaaaaatacgaaataataataataataatacagggatgtatggggtcccttagttacaaactataccgtgggaatatcgggataaaaagtagcgtacttatgtgttattccagacatacggctacctacatcccaatttcatgcctctaagcctagcggttgttatttcgacattttattcctaggtatcccgtggtaatatcgggtcaaaaagtcgtctatgtgtttttctagacatccagcttcctacataccaaatttcatgactctaagctcagcggttaatatttcaagattttatccctatcccgtgggaatatcggggtaaaaaatagattatgtgttattccagaggtccagctacctacataccaaatttcatggctctaagcccagtggttgttatttcgagattttatccttaggTATCCGTAGGAANNNNNNNNNNNNNNNNNNNNNNNNNNNNNNNNNNNNNNNNNNNNNNNNNNNNNNNNNNNNNNNNNNNNNNNNNNNNNNNNNNNNNNNNNNNNNNNNNNNNNNNNNNNNNNNNNNNNNNNNNNNNNNNNNNNNNNNNNNNNNNNNNNNNNNNNNNNNNNNNNNNNNNNNNNNNNNNNNNNNNNNNNNNNNNNNNNNNNNNNNNNNNNNNNNNNNNNNNNNNNNNNNNNNNNNNNNNNNNNNNNNNNNNNNNNNNNNNNNNNNNNNNNNNNNNNNNNNNNNNNNNNNNNNNNNNNNNNNNNNNNNNNNNNNNNNNNNNNNNNNNNNNNNNNNNNNNNNNNNNNNNNNNNNNNNNNNNNNNNNNNNNNNNNNNNNNNNNNNNNNNNNNNNNNNNNNNNNNNNNNNNNNNNNNNNNNNNNNNNNNNNNNNNNNNNNNNNNNNNNNNNNNNNNNNNNNNNNNNNNNNNNNNNNNNNNNNNNNNNNNNNNNNNNNNNNNNNNNNNNNNNNNNNNNNNNNNNNNNNNNNNNNNNNNNNNNNNNNNNNNNNNNNNNNNNNNNNNNNNNNNNNNNNNNNNNNNNNNNNNNNNNNNNNNNNNNNNNNNNNNNNNNNNNNNNNNNNNNNNNNNNNNNNNNNNNNNNNNNNNNNNNNNNNNNNNNNNNNNNNNNNNNNNNNNNNNNNNNNNNNNNNNNNNNNNNNNNNNNNNNNNNNNNNNNNNNNNNNNNNNNNNNNNNNNNNNNNNNNNNNNNNNNNNNNNNNNNNNNNNNNNNNNNNNNNNNNNNNNNNNNNNNNNNNNNNNNNNNNNNNNNNNNNNNNNNNNNNNNNNNNNNNNNNNNNNNNNNNNNNNNNNNNNNNNNNNNNNNNNNNNNNNNNNNNNNNNNNNNNNNNNNNNNNNNNNNNNNNNNNNNNNNNNNNNNNNNNNNNNNNNNNNNNNNNNNNNNNNNNNNNNNNNNNNNNNNNNNNNNNNNNNNNNNNNNNNNNNNNNNNNNNNNNNNNNNNNNNNNNNNNNNNNNNNNNNNNNNNNNNNNNNNNNNNNNNNNNNNNNNNNNNNNNNNNNNNNNNNNNNNNNNNNNNNNNNNNNNNNNNNNNNNNNNNNNNNNNNNNNNNNNNNNNNNNNNNNNNNNNNNNNNNNNNNNNNNNNNNNNNNNNNNNNNNNNNNNNNNNNNNNNNNNNNNNNNNNNNNNNNNNNNNNNNNNNNNNNNNNNNNNNNNNNNNNNNNNNNNNNNNNNNNNNNNNNNNNNNNNNNNNNNNNNNNNNNNNNNNNNNNNNNNNNNCATCTTCATCTCGTTAATATATACACCCCACCGTTGGGCACAGACCTAATCTCAgtataagagggcttgggcgtagttcccacgcgggcctagcgcttattgggaacttcacatagatcattgaattgctttgcaggttgtgcaggtttcctcacataCTTTTTCTTcagcgtaaagctcgtggtaaattttcgCTCAAAAAATTTCgaataaactcagaggtgcgagagcGGAATTCAACCCGCAATCCTCTGTTTAAGAGGAcgtggtcaaaccactaggttgCTATAGCTTACATCACAGTATCATGACATAATCCATGTACATTAAAGTGCCATTGACCtgaatacgtaaataaaaaacaaaaaattaacttCCATTTACCTAAAAGCCCTTTCAATGTACCCCGCAATTGTGAGTGTTGTTCGCCTAATTAGGATGCTGCCGTTGaagaaattgttttaaattacttCGTGCATTGACGGATGAGTTAGCCGCATTGTTAAAGCTTTAGAATAAAAGACGCATTGTATGTTGAACAAAACGATGCTTTCGTTTGGACGTTGCACGTGTAGTTGGAATGAGTCATGgcttttttaaatgaatatagGTAACTGCTTAAGTGTAGAGTAAATCTCACGTTTGAATGGAAAGCACAGGTGGACCGTAACTCTACGTCGCTATAATCCTGTAATGTGTTTTTTCTGTCTATCGATATGTGTACATAAATGTCCATCTCTTTTTCTCTCTTTCTGTATCTGTCTCTATTTTTTGGTTTTACCTGGCTACGAACTTGCAGCAACGGGATATAATTATATTCGTTGACGCCTCCTCTGTGTTTACTACTGTAGTCATGTTTATGACGAGCCAAACCACACGAAATTTAAAGCACGaagtgtagaaaaaaaaacattttactggTATCCCGATTCACCTCTGGCAACACTGGGAGCTGATACGACATTATGTTTTTTCGTGTCAAACCGAACCGGCGAAAAATctgttttgttattaaaaaagtgttgtTGTGATCAAGATGAGCAAACGAAGAGCATTAAAAGAATTATTAAACCTGCTGGGAGATTCAAATGAAGGTATTTTTTCTTGAGATTCGTTAAAATCTAGGTGTGATAGATAGTATATCCGGTATCAACACTTTCCAACTGCGCGTAGATATTAATATCACGCTCTATTGTTTacgtttaataataaaaagtacgAAAGTACGAATATTACGTATAAATGCAAAATTGCGTTATCAACAGTGTTTACAATGTTTCCACACATCATCTACGCATCGAGTTATTGCGTAGAGGTACATACCTATTCTAGCTTATATAAATAATCTTGAGGTACCACGGTGCGGGTGCACGAGATTTTCAAAAACTCGAGGTATCACTGTGCGGATACACGAGTTTTTTACATATGTGTAAAATGTTAACCTTAAAGTTAAATAGATCTTATACTCGCGTACCACTGCGGCGGGTGCACGAGATATTCTTAAACTCGAGGTATCACGGGGCGGGTACACGAGTTATAAATCCCCGAAAAAAGGAATATAGTATCTAATGCAAAATATACTtgtcagtttttatttcttgCGGTACCACTGGCGGGTGCACAAGATAATATTATGACTTAAGTACATACAAAAAGTCCATTGTatggctttttattttttcagttcCTAAAAAGAgaagaataatttattcaagtgactctgatgatgatgaatcaggTGAACATGAACAGTGTCATTCTAAGAATAAACGGAGACGAATTAGACTGCCCAGTTCTGAAAGCTTGGAAGAAACAACTGGAAAaagtgatgaaaatattttagagCTCATTGGGGAACCCAGTAAAAATGAGAACAGCATGGAAATTAACCAAAAGCTAGCGGAATTGTGGTTAAAATTAATGACAAAAGGCTTGGATAAAGACATTAAggaaaaaattatagaaaaaattCCAGCCATTAGTAACTGCAATTTTAAAGCCCCTAAGCTAAATCAGGAGGTACTGGTTACTTTAAGTAACCACGCGAAAACCAGGGATGAAAAAATCCAACAAAAACAGGACCAAATAGGTTACATAATGGCCagcttaaataaattattaaaaaatttaatcacaAAAAATGACAAGGACAACATTGAACACCTGAGTGATTGTATGAGATTGGTTTGTGATTTACAATTTCTTGAATCTCAAACAAGAAGAGCAGTCATACTACCAGGCTTAAATAAAAGTCTAAAGGATATGATAGAAAAGACTGAAATTACAGATATGCTATTTGGCACTGAATTAAATAGCATTATTAAAAGATCAAAAGATTTAGAAAGATCAACTAAAGATCTCAAAAAGACCACTTTAAACTATTGGGGCCCGTCCACATCAACCCATTACAATCAACCTCGGGGCGGGCAACGAGGCAACTACCTGAACAGGGTCAGAGCAGTACAGAGGAAGTATTATCGTCCCGTAGCATCAGCCCCGCTATCTCAAGCTCCAGCAACATCTCAGCAGTGGGGTCATTACCGAGCAGCACGAGGCCGGCGCCCAGCCCAGCAATCAGCGGCGAGGAGGAGAGATTAGAGGTATTCTTAGCCGGTCgcttgacttttttttataaaaaatgggcTGAGATttctaaaaacaaaactgttttGGAATGGATATACTCGGGGTATGAAATTCCTTTAGTAGGTAAAGTTACCCAAAAacattatcctactaataataactTTAGTTCCTCAGAGAAAGTTATAATTGAAAACTGTATTAAAGAACTCAAAAAATTGGTGCAATCAAAGTTTGTAATCCTGTCAAAGGTCAATACCTATCAAGCATTTTCCTGGTACCAAAACCAGATGGATCATCCAGATTTATTCTCAACTTAAAGACATTTAATAAACATGTTAAAACTCACCATTTCAAAATGGAAGATATAAGAACcgcaataaaactaataaacaaaGAATCGTACCTTGGGTCTATGGATCTTAAGGATGCttatttttgcttaaaaatacattcaaaCAGCCGTAAATACCTCAGGTTTATGTTCAATGGAAAAATATATGAGTTTCAAGTATTGCCTTTTGGCCTTTCATCTGCACCTTATGTTTTCACAAAGCTGATAAAACCTGTTATCTCCTATCTTAGAGAACGGGGCTTTAGTTCTGTCAATTATTTAGATGATTTCTTGTTCATTGGCAATTCAGAAATTGAATGCCAAAGAAATATTCTGACTAGCCGAAATCTTCTAGAATCACTCGGCTTtatcataaatacaaaaaagagtAATATGCAACCATCAAAACAGTGCAAATTTCTGGGTTTTGTGTTAGATTGTGAGAATTATAGGTTGTCAATACCTGATGAGAAACGCTCtcatatttttaacaaactgcAAACTATTAGTAAATTAAAATCCACTACTATAAGAATGTTAG
This window of the Choristoneura fumiferana chromosome 20, NRCan_CFum_1, whole genome shotgun sequence genome carries:
- the LOC141439032 gene encoding uncharacterized protein, with product MSKRRALKELLNLLGDSNEVPKKRRIIYSSDSDDDESGEHEQCHSKNKRRRIRLPSSESLEETTGKSDENILELIGEPSKNENSMEINQKLAELWLKLMTKGLDKDIKEKIIEKIPAISNCNFKAPKLNQEVLVTLSNHAKTRDEKIQQKQDQIGYIMASLNKLLKNLITKNDKDNIEHLSDCMRLVCDLQFLESQTRRAVILPGLNKSLKDMIEKTEITDMLFGTELNSIIKRSKDLERSTKDLKKTTLNYWGPSTSTHYNQPRGGQRGNYLNRVRAVQRKYYRPVASAPLSQAPATSQQWGHYRAARGRRPAQQSAARRRD